The following proteins come from a genomic window of Pelagicoccus albus:
- a CDS encoding purine-cytosine permease family protein, with the protein MSNPESPKQTLVDRLDAVNEFEREPVSQDKLHGAKSFIAMFSSEHVAGTEFVLGTLLVVHGVSAFDALVGLLVGNILAVLSWALMCAPIAVKERLTVYWQIRKIAGPYATVLYSALFALIMCVLAGSMVSVSTTAIAHPFGIDSPNYAAGEIFPSLPWIGIAVFVGAVISALAILGFEKMTHFAKICAPWMPFVFIAGALASLPILGVHSPGDFMQAAREKIWTGVPTPGVSKYGFWSCVGLAWLCNISQHMGMGDVTIFRYAKKWQYGFASAFGMFIGHYIAWICSGIMCAAFFAANGADANPTPGNIAWLGAGWAGLVCVVLAGWSTANPTLYRAGLAFQVATPNWSRWKITMYAGIGMMVAACIPAITFYLDKIVAYYGLFFMPLGAFIFFDYWVFPKLGLTRFWAEKRKLLASWPAMVGWFGSFIVCFFLFAKEAYPSFAWVNDVLPGFLAHYKPDFFMQVLPAWILAVVLYTVCSALQQNFSKPSTVYFK; encoded by the coding sequence ATGAGCAATCCTGAATCCCCGAAACAAACCTTAGTCGATCGACTCGACGCGGTTAACGAATTCGAGAGAGAACCTGTCTCTCAAGATAAATTGCACGGCGCCAAGTCGTTCATCGCCATGTTTTCCAGCGAACACGTGGCGGGTACTGAGTTCGTGTTAGGAACCTTGCTTGTGGTTCACGGGGTTTCCGCCTTTGACGCTCTGGTGGGCCTGTTGGTGGGGAATATCCTAGCGGTGCTCAGTTGGGCTTTGATGTGCGCCCCGATCGCAGTAAAGGAGCGACTCACCGTCTATTGGCAAATCCGGAAAATCGCTGGTCCTTACGCGACGGTCCTGTACTCCGCCTTGTTTGCTCTGATCATGTGCGTGCTAGCGGGGTCGATGGTCAGTGTATCCACTACAGCCATCGCTCATCCATTTGGAATCGACAGCCCGAATTACGCGGCAGGGGAGATTTTTCCGAGTCTTCCTTGGATCGGGATCGCTGTCTTCGTGGGAGCGGTCATTTCGGCGCTCGCCATCTTGGGATTCGAGAAGATGACGCATTTTGCCAAGATTTGCGCCCCTTGGATGCCGTTTGTTTTTATCGCTGGAGCCTTGGCTAGTTTGCCAATTTTGGGAGTTCACAGTCCTGGTGATTTCATGCAGGCGGCTCGGGAGAAAATTTGGACCGGTGTTCCCACACCGGGAGTATCCAAGTACGGCTTCTGGAGCTGCGTCGGTCTTGCATGGCTTTGCAATATCTCGCAGCACATGGGCATGGGGGATGTAACGATTTTTCGATACGCGAAAAAGTGGCAGTATGGTTTCGCCTCCGCATTCGGCATGTTCATCGGGCACTACATCGCTTGGATCTGTTCGGGAATCATGTGCGCCGCATTCTTCGCAGCCAATGGAGCGGATGCAAATCCCACTCCGGGCAATATCGCGTGGTTGGGCGCTGGCTGGGCAGGGCTCGTTTGCGTGGTGCTTGCCGGATGGTCGACTGCGAATCCGACGCTCTATCGGGCAGGCTTGGCATTCCAGGTGGCGACTCCGAATTGGAGCCGCTGGAAGATCACCATGTACGCAGGGATCGGAATGATGGTAGCTGCGTGTATCCCGGCGATCACTTTCTACCTCGATAAGATCGTCGCCTATTACGGTCTCTTTTTCATGCCGCTGGGAGCCTTTATTTTCTTTGATTATTGGGTCTTCCCAAAATTGGGCCTGACCCGCTTTTGGGCGGAAAAGCGAAAGCTACTCGCTAGTTGGCCCGCGATGGTTGGTTGGTTCGGGTCTTTCATTGTCTGCTTCTTCCTTTTCGCGAAAGAGGCGTATCCTAGTTTTGCATGGGTCAACGACGTTTTACCCGGTTTCTTGGCCCACTACAAACCAGACTTTTTCATGCAAGTATTACCAGCGTGGATACTCGCGGTGGTTCTCTACACTGTGTGCAGTGCCTTGCAGCAAAATTTCTCCAAACCTTCCACAGTCTATTTCAAGTAA
- a CDS encoding four-carbon acid sugar kinase family protein, producing MPEAESKLKIVYYADDFTGSTDALEFLTRAGARAVLFVEPPSPEQLQRFPDLDAVGVAGLTRSMAPGPMEQRLRADLSELKKLEPRHLHYKVCSTFDSSPEIGNIGRAIETGRSVFKNKLTPVVVGAPALGRYVSFGNLYAKMGIGSTGRVYRLDRHPSISRHPVTPMKEANLAMHLAQQTELEIGVVDFPELEAGFEFSEERGGEQVLVIDTLSESHLGMIGGALERAADRIGDTLFSVGSSGVEMALGREWERSGSLVPITQFPAVDPVTNLLVVSGSCSPVTSGQIDWALENGFAEVALDTSRLANAEDSTSEKDRVIEGAVARLRSGSPVVVHTARGGEDARLARTQEAFLRSGMTLETFKSQTGKLFGKALGEIAKRCVAEANLKRVLLAGGDSSSYAARQMGIEAVEMIAPLSPGAPLCRVYSQDPCLNGAEINFKGGQVGAENYFGQVANGTL from the coding sequence ATGCCTGAGGCAGAATCCAAACTAAAGATCGTCTACTATGCCGATGACTTTACAGGCTCGACCGACGCGCTTGAATTTCTAACGCGTGCCGGAGCGAGAGCGGTTCTTTTTGTCGAACCTCCGAGTCCTGAGCAGCTGCAGCGTTTTCCAGACTTGGATGCCGTAGGCGTAGCGGGTCTTACTCGCTCTATGGCTCCCGGTCCGATGGAGCAGCGATTGCGGGCAGATTTATCGGAATTGAAGAAACTCGAGCCACGGCATTTGCATTATAAGGTTTGCTCCACCTTCGATTCATCGCCGGAGATAGGAAACATCGGACGAGCAATCGAAACCGGAAGAAGTGTATTCAAAAACAAGTTAACCCCTGTGGTTGTGGGGGCTCCGGCTTTAGGCCGTTATGTTAGCTTTGGCAATTTGTATGCAAAAATGGGGATCGGAAGCACTGGTCGTGTTTACCGCTTGGATCGTCACCCGTCGATTAGCCGTCATCCGGTAACACCTATGAAAGAGGCCAACCTTGCTATGCATTTGGCTCAGCAAACCGAGTTGGAAATTGGCGTTGTCGATTTCCCAGAACTCGAGGCTGGGTTTGAATTTTCCGAAGAAAGAGGAGGAGAGCAGGTTCTTGTTATCGATACGCTCAGCGAGAGTCATCTCGGTATGATCGGTGGCGCTTTAGAGAGGGCAGCCGATAGGATAGGCGACACGCTCTTTAGCGTGGGCTCCTCCGGCGTGGAAATGGCTTTGGGAAGGGAGTGGGAACGTTCCGGCTCTCTGGTACCGATAACTCAGTTTCCAGCGGTGGATCCCGTTACGAATCTACTAGTAGTGTCCGGTAGTTGTTCGCCGGTTACAAGCGGTCAGATAGATTGGGCTTTAGAGAATGGCTTTGCTGAAGTCGCTCTCGATACCAGCAGACTTGCGAATGCGGAGGATTCCACCTCGGAGAAGGACCGTGTGATCGAGGGAGCTGTGGCTCGCCTTCGCTCTGGGAGTCCGGTAGTTGTTCATACTGCAAGAGGTGGAGAAGATGCACGACTTGCCCGCACGCAAGAGGCGTTTTTGCGATCCGGCATGACTCTAGAAACGTTCAAAAGCCAGACAGGTAAACTGTTTGGCAAGGCATTAGGTGAGATCGCGAAACGCTGTGTCGCGGAAGCGAACTTGAAGCGGGTTCTCTTAGCTGGCGGAGATTCGTCAAGTTACGCAGCGAGGCAAATGGGAATCGAAGCGGTCGAAATGATTGCACCTTTGTCTCCCGGCGCTCCGCTTTGCCGAGTTTATTCGCAGGATCCCTGTTTGAATGGGGCTGAAATTAATTTCAAAGGAGGCCAAGTTGGAGCGGAGAATTACTTCGGTCAGGTGGCGAATGGAACGCTTTGA
- a CDS encoding glycoside hydrolase family 127 protein, translated as MLKRISFLSSSLALAVASHAGERSLVDTSASPYAEMYMVDIDDVHWGQGFWGERFQVLQDSMIPYMWELFQDDYESHAWSNYLLAAGMGNGRDGHFHGPPFNDGDFLKWFEAVVNVYAVTQDPKLDELMDMIIEVVGKAQREDGYLHTKTIIPQRQGVEQAKEFADREHFETYNMGHLITAACLHHRVTGKDSMLKLAIKAADYIDGLCREVPEDLARNAICPSHYMGVMELYRVTGDEKYKELGTQMIEIRSLVPEDIGSDHNQDRVPFREMTEAVGHAVRANYLYAGVADVVAENGDSTLLDPLEKIADDVATQKLYITGMTGALYDGASPDGSKDHHSIKLVHQAYGRDYQLPNSTAYNETCATIGYNLWNWRMLTLTGESEYADLFEQTLYNGVMAGISLEGTHYFYANPLRKLERDKWPLRWPLNRAPNIKSSFCCPPNVLRTIAEVHNHVYSLAEGSLFVNLYGASELDTEWKDGQRIKLSQKTNYPWDGSVALEIEEAPKSKTSLKLRIPSWAESSSTSVSVNGEVVAENVKGGQYFELARKWKSGDVVNLEIGFEVSLYESNPLVEETLGQVAVKYGPLVYCVESNDLPEGVDIMDVALDLKTAAQGVAFSEKEIENTTVKALTLPAWNMKSPEWDESSLYRKAVASEPEAIELELVPYYAWGNRGDTDMTVWLRAK; from the coding sequence ATGCTTAAACGAATTTCATTCCTGTCTTCGTCCCTTGCCCTTGCTGTCGCTTCCCACGCCGGAGAACGTTCTCTGGTCGATACTTCAGCTTCACCTTATGCGGAAATGTACATGGTCGACATCGACGATGTGCATTGGGGCCAAGGCTTCTGGGGAGAGCGTTTCCAAGTGCTTCAAGACTCCATGATCCCTTACATGTGGGAGCTGTTTCAGGACGACTACGAAAGCCATGCTTGGTCGAACTACTTGTTAGCTGCTGGCATGGGAAACGGTCGCGACGGGCATTTCCATGGCCCTCCTTTCAACGATGGCGATTTTCTAAAATGGTTCGAAGCGGTGGTGAATGTCTACGCCGTGACCCAGGACCCTAAGCTTGATGAGCTGATGGACATGATCATCGAGGTGGTGGGCAAGGCTCAGCGAGAAGATGGTTATTTGCATACCAAGACGATTATCCCGCAACGGCAGGGTGTAGAGCAGGCCAAGGAATTCGCTGATCGCGAGCACTTCGAAACCTACAATATGGGGCACCTCATCACGGCTGCGTGCTTGCATCATCGAGTCACGGGGAAAGACAGCATGCTAAAGTTGGCGATCAAAGCGGCGGACTACATCGACGGGCTCTGCCGCGAAGTTCCGGAAGACTTGGCCCGCAATGCTATTTGCCCCTCCCATTACATGGGTGTCATGGAGTTGTATCGAGTAACCGGTGACGAGAAATACAAGGAACTCGGAACTCAAATGATCGAAATCCGAAGCTTGGTCCCGGAAGACATTGGCAGCGACCATAATCAGGATCGAGTTCCGTTTCGCGAAATGACTGAAGCGGTCGGACACGCTGTGCGAGCCAACTACCTCTATGCGGGCGTAGCGGATGTGGTGGCGGAAAATGGAGATAGCACCTTGCTGGATCCTCTGGAGAAAATCGCTGATGATGTGGCCACGCAAAAGCTCTACATCACGGGTATGACAGGAGCTCTGTACGACGGAGCTTCCCCTGATGGATCCAAGGATCATCATTCTATCAAGTTGGTACACCAAGCCTACGGCCGCGACTATCAACTGCCGAATAGCACCGCCTACAATGAGACCTGCGCCACCATCGGGTACAACCTTTGGAACTGGCGGATGCTAACCTTGACGGGAGAATCTGAATACGCGGACCTTTTCGAGCAAACGCTCTATAATGGGGTTATGGCAGGTATCAGTCTGGAGGGGACTCATTACTTTTACGCGAACCCGCTTCGCAAACTAGAACGGGATAAATGGCCACTCCGTTGGCCCCTCAATCGGGCGCCAAATATCAAGTCTAGCTTCTGCTGCCCGCCCAACGTGCTCCGGACAATCGCGGAAGTTCACAACCACGTTTACTCCCTCGCCGAGGGTTCGCTCTTTGTTAACCTCTATGGGGCGAGCGAATTGGATACAGAGTGGAAAGACGGACAGCGTATCAAGCTGAGCCAGAAGACAAATTATCCATGGGACGGTTCTGTCGCCCTCGAAATCGAAGAAGCTCCCAAGTCCAAGACCAGCCTGAAGCTTCGTATCCCTTCTTGGGCGGAAAGCTCTTCGACGTCTGTGTCGGTTAATGGCGAGGTCGTCGCCGAGAACGTTAAAGGCGGACAATACTTCGAACTTGCTCGGAAGTGGAAATCTGGAGACGTGGTTAATCTGGAAATCGGCTTTGAAGTCAGCCTCTACGAATCGAATCCATTGGTTGAAGAGACGCTGGGTCAAGTCGCGGTAAAATACGGCCCCTTGGTCTATTGCGTGGAATCAAATGACCTCCCCGAAGGAGTCGATATCATGGACGTCGCTCTGGACCTAAAGACCGCAGCCCAAGGGGTAGCCTTTTCCGAAAAGGAGATAGAGAACACGACTGTGAAGGCCCTTACGCTCCCCGCGTGGAATATGAAAAGTCCCGAATGGGACGAATCCAGCTTGTATCGCAAGGCCGTAGCCTCCGAGCCGGAAGCCATCGAACTCGAATTGGTTCCCTACTATGCGTGGGGGAACCGAGGCGATACCGATATGACTGTTTGGCTAAGAGCGAAGTAG
- a CDS encoding alpha-L-rhamnosidase codes for MSSGFRIDNLRCEYLSNPLGLDERKPRLSYTLECGRRGAKQVSRRIQVASTEEALELVTADLWDSGTVQSEVVSQIEYEGKALGSRDRCFWRVLVEDELGHSHISPVAMWTMGLLGKEAWLSKWIAADPEVIERDEEATVPTLKDCGTPTQFRKSFPVNGAPARATLYVTARGLVEVELDGKRVGKDLLAPEWTDYDTRIHCRTYDVTDLISGAGQSAIGVILGDGWWSGYVGWQETRARYGDLQNSFSAQLEIEYEGGKVETICTDSTWRCETGPILSSDFMMGESYDARREHDGWSLPDFDDAGWLSSLEVETPAVELCSQRSEPVRIIETIEPLSKNEIEPGVFIFDIGQNISGWARLKVRQPRGTRIQIRFGEKLKPDGTLYTENLRLAKSTDVYICKGDGEELWQPRFTFHGFQYIEVTGLAEPEEGSCVTACVIHSGTPPAGEFKCSNPDVTRLWKNGLWSQKDNFLSVPTDCPQRDERLGWMGDAQIFLRTATYNMDVAGFFTKWMVDVEDAQTEEGIFPDTAPRLREGENFIGLDDLIGGAAWADAGIIIPHTIWRVYGDTRMVESHWQAMTAWLDYLERTNPNYLRLNDLRNNYGDWLCIPSDREFRTHSPMKNLLATAYWASDAAMMAEMARSLGKNAEAERFEETFEKVKAAFQSEFVNEDGSMTVETQTAYLLALAMNLLPEELRDAAAARLVENIYKLDWHLSTGFVGIRFLNPVLTEAGYPEVAYKLLLQDTYPSWLYPVKHGATTIWERWNGWTEEDGFFEPTMNSFNHYSLGSVGEWLYSHVAGIELDHTACGFSKAKLKPYPCQGLDWVEASYRSVNGLYKSSWRLSDETWNWDFTIPANASATVWVPAAEEETVESEGLDLLEKRDGWLLYEAVSGSYQISVQRSAMRAAGKVAT; via the coding sequence ATGTCATCTGGCTTCAGAATCGACAATCTTCGTTGTGAATACCTGTCCAACCCACTAGGTTTGGATGAACGAAAGCCTCGTCTCAGTTACACGCTGGAATGTGGTCGCAGGGGCGCTAAGCAAGTCAGCCGACGTATTCAAGTCGCCTCCACTGAAGAGGCTTTAGAGCTTGTGACTGCGGACCTATGGGATAGTGGCACTGTACAGAGCGAAGTTGTCTCCCAGATTGAATACGAGGGAAAGGCTCTCGGTTCACGTGATCGTTGTTTTTGGAGAGTCCTGGTAGAGGATGAGCTAGGGCATTCTCACATTTCGCCGGTTGCGATGTGGACGATGGGACTATTGGGAAAAGAGGCATGGTTGTCTAAATGGATAGCAGCGGACCCTGAAGTGATCGAACGGGATGAGGAAGCGACAGTTCCAACTCTCAAGGATTGCGGAACGCCGACCCAGTTTCGCAAGAGCTTTCCGGTAAATGGCGCTCCCGCTAGGGCTACGCTCTACGTGACTGCTCGAGGTCTGGTAGAAGTAGAGCTCGACGGAAAAAGGGTGGGGAAAGATCTGCTTGCTCCCGAATGGACGGATTACGATACCCGCATCCACTGCCGAACTTACGATGTGACTGATCTCATCTCGGGCGCCGGACAATCCGCGATTGGCGTCATTTTGGGAGATGGTTGGTGGAGTGGCTATGTTGGTTGGCAGGAAACCCGAGCTCGTTACGGAGATTTGCAGAATAGTTTTTCGGCGCAGTTGGAAATCGAATACGAAGGTGGCAAGGTTGAAACGATTTGTACCGATTCGACCTGGCGTTGCGAAACAGGTCCGATTCTGAGTTCCGATTTTATGATGGGCGAAAGCTACGACGCCCGGCGAGAGCATGATGGATGGAGTCTTCCGGATTTTGATGATGCCGGCTGGCTTTCTTCTCTTGAAGTAGAGACACCCGCAGTAGAGCTCTGCTCTCAGCGTTCTGAGCCAGTTCGGATTATTGAAACGATCGAACCTCTATCCAAGAATGAGATAGAGCCCGGCGTATTCATCTTCGACATTGGGCAAAACATTTCAGGTTGGGCGCGACTGAAGGTCCGCCAACCAAGAGGGACTCGGATCCAGATCCGTTTTGGAGAAAAACTCAAACCAGACGGGACGCTCTACACGGAAAACCTCCGTTTGGCGAAGTCGACCGATGTTTATATTTGCAAAGGCGACGGCGAAGAGCTTTGGCAACCACGCTTTACCTTCCATGGCTTCCAGTATATTGAAGTGACTGGCTTAGCCGAGCCTGAGGAGGGTAGCTGCGTAACCGCTTGCGTGATACATTCCGGAACGCCTCCGGCAGGAGAGTTCAAGTGCTCGAACCCAGATGTGACGAGGCTCTGGAAAAACGGGCTATGGTCTCAGAAGGACAATTTTCTATCGGTTCCGACCGACTGTCCTCAGAGAGATGAACGCCTCGGCTGGATGGGCGATGCGCAAATCTTCCTGCGTACCGCGACCTACAATATGGACGTGGCTGGCTTCTTCACCAAGTGGATGGTGGATGTCGAAGACGCCCAGACCGAGGAGGGGATCTTTCCCGACACCGCTCCGCGTTTGCGGGAAGGAGAGAATTTTATCGGCCTCGACGACCTGATCGGGGGAGCCGCTTGGGCGGATGCCGGTATCATAATCCCTCATACCATTTGGCGTGTTTACGGCGACACCCGTATGGTTGAATCGCATTGGCAGGCGATGACCGCGTGGTTGGATTACCTCGAGCGAACGAATCCCAACTATTTGCGCCTGAACGATCTGCGAAACAATTACGGCGATTGGCTGTGCATTCCCTCGGATCGCGAATTTCGTACCCATTCTCCCATGAAGAACCTTTTGGCCACCGCTTATTGGGCCAGCGATGCGGCGATGATGGCGGAGATGGCTCGTTCGCTTGGAAAGAATGCGGAAGCGGAGCGATTTGAGGAAACCTTCGAAAAGGTAAAAGCCGCTTTCCAATCCGAGTTCGTAAACGAGGATGGAAGCATGACGGTGGAAACGCAGACTGCCTATCTGCTTGCCCTCGCTATGAACCTCTTGCCGGAGGAGCTAAGAGACGCGGCTGCGGCTCGCCTGGTAGAGAATATTTACAAGCTCGATTGGCATCTGAGTACTGGATTTGTGGGAATCCGTTTCCTAAATCCAGTGCTGACCGAAGCAGGGTATCCAGAGGTCGCCTACAAACTACTTCTGCAGGACACCTATCCCTCGTGGCTGTATCCAGTAAAGCATGGAGCCACCACCATCTGGGAACGTTGGAATGGCTGGACAGAGGAGGATGGGTTTTTCGAACCGACCATGAATTCCTTTAACCACTACTCGCTCGGTTCGGTGGGAGAGTGGTTGTACAGCCATGTAGCCGGCATAGAATTGGATCACACTGCATGCGGCTTTTCCAAAGCGAAGCTTAAGCCGTATCCTTGCCAAGGGCTTGATTGGGTCGAGGCGAGCTACCGAAGTGTTAACGGTCTGTATAAGAGCTCGTGGCGTTTATCCGATGAAACTTGGAATTGGGATTTCACGATTCCCGCCAACGCGAGCGCAACGGTTTGGGTACCAGCAGCTGAGGAGGAAACAGTGGAATCCGAGGGACTCGATTTGCTAGAAAAGCGAGACGGCTGGCTTCTTTATGAAGCGGTGTCTGGTAGCTACCAGATTTCGGTTCAACGGTCCGCGATGCGTGCAGCAGGAAAGGTTGCGACCTAA
- a CDS encoding ribulose-bisphosphate carboxylase large subunit family protein: MERVTADYYIETPYPLEKAAATLAGEQSSGTFVSVPGETEELKTRFAARVEAIEELDTVDRPSIPSEKLSFDSYRRAKVRVSWSIENFGYNLPTMVSTLQGNLYELTQFTGLKLMDIEVPDSFRSQYRGPAFGVEGCRKLTGAYDRPLIGTIIKPSVGLSPSDTADLVKVLVEAGIDFIKDDELLSSSANSPFAERVSAIMAVINEHAERTGKKIMYAFNVSDEMDQMMRNYDAVVEAGGTCAMISLNSVGLAGAKKICDLGQLAIHGHRNGWGMMNRHPLLGIEFPAYQKLWRLAGVDQIHVNGIANKFWESDDSVTRSMEACSKPLLGGYSVLPVVSSGQWGGQAFETYRRVPTVDLLYMAGGGIMAHPGGPSGGVKALQQAWLAAVGGQSLEEAAKAYPEFGASVEKFGGKLG; this comes from the coding sequence ATGGAGCGAGTCACTGCAGATTATTATATAGAGACTCCTTACCCGCTTGAAAAGGCTGCCGCCACCTTAGCGGGGGAACAATCTTCCGGCACCTTCGTCTCGGTTCCCGGAGAAACGGAGGAGCTTAAGACTCGATTTGCGGCGAGAGTCGAGGCTATTGAAGAACTGGATACGGTAGATCGGCCAAGCATTCCGAGCGAGAAGCTTAGCTTCGATTCCTATCGCCGTGCAAAGGTACGGGTTTCTTGGTCTATTGAAAATTTTGGATACAATCTGCCGACCATGGTTTCTACCCTGCAGGGAAACCTTTACGAGCTGACTCAGTTCACTGGCTTAAAGCTGATGGACATAGAGGTGCCGGATTCGTTTCGGTCTCAATACCGCGGGCCAGCCTTTGGAGTGGAAGGGTGTCGTAAACTGACAGGAGCTTATGACCGTCCCCTCATTGGCACGATCATCAAGCCAAGTGTGGGGCTTTCACCCAGCGATACCGCGGACTTGGTCAAGGTTTTAGTCGAAGCGGGTATCGACTTCATCAAGGATGATGAATTGCTTTCGAGCTCCGCGAATTCTCCTTTTGCGGAGCGCGTATCTGCCATCATGGCGGTAATCAACGAGCACGCGGAACGCACCGGAAAGAAGATCATGTACGCTTTCAACGTGTCCGACGAGATGGACCAAATGATGCGGAACTACGATGCGGTCGTAGAAGCGGGCGGCACTTGTGCCATGATCAGTTTGAATAGTGTCGGTCTTGCAGGCGCTAAGAAGATCTGTGATCTTGGCCAGCTGGCGATCCATGGGCATCGTAATGGCTGGGGAATGATGAACAGGCATCCGCTGTTGGGCATCGAGTTTCCCGCTTACCAGAAGCTTTGGCGCTTAGCGGGCGTGGACCAAATCCACGTAAACGGGATTGCCAATAAGTTCTGGGAGAGCGACGACTCCGTAACCCGTTCCATGGAAGCCTGCTCCAAGCCGCTTCTCGGTGGCTACAGCGTTTTGCCGGTTGTCTCTTCGGGGCAATGGGGCGGACAAGCGTTCGAGACCTACCGACGCGTGCCAACGGTCGATCTGCTTTACATGGCGGGGGGAGGCATCATGGCCCACCCGGGTGGGCCGAGCGGTGGAGTTAAGGCTTTGCAACAAGCTTGGCTAGCGGCAGTTGGCGGTCAGTCTTTGGAAGAGGCTGCCAAGGCGTATCCAGAGTTTGGGGCTTCGGTTGAAAAGTTTGGAGGCAAATTAGGCTGA